TCACTTGGAGATGTTGTCGGATAAGAGCCGCACAGAGACGTACCGGCAGGTCATTCTCAGCAGCAGTGCTTCTCTGAGGCGTAAAGTGGTGATGGACCTCGGCTGTGGGACTGGTATCATCAGCCTGTTCTGCGCTCAGCTGGCACAACCCTCGGTGGTAATGTCAACAGGACGGTGGGGAAGTTACTCAAACACTGAGGCTCtttcacactaacacacagctCAGATCATTTGAAGTTGGTTGCAATCCTGTTATTAGAGAAATTAAGATGCCTAACATTCCCCGAGTTAAATTTGAGCAGGGGTTTGTACAAAGTCTGGAATGTCTGGAAATTACTTGAATTTACTTCCTGAGAAATTTGATGAAATGAGAGATTTTATAACATGATCTGGTGTTTCATCTACACAGTCGCTCATGTAAACCAAAAAtctttgtttaaaatgaattatcCCGATcgtattttttgttgttgtgtgacaaTATAAACTGATTGCTGTGGgtataaaggaattctgtaaactttattttttttatattaacagtTAAGATGTGATAATAAAGGCTTTGTGAGTCTGGAAATTGTTGTTTGACGTACCTTGGAAGAGCTCAAATAGTGCTTGAATTTTACCCTTAAAAAGCTGTATGAACCCTGGATACTGAGTACATCTCCAATGGTAACAGAATTCACACAGAAATCTGCCTTAAAATCCAGAGATATATGGATCATCACGGGAACAGAATCTCTTTCTAATAAACCAAACTATTCAGCCCGCTCGCACTAAGTGAACCGTATGTCTAACATTAGTGAACTCATGCTCCCATCTACTGGACAGAGAGTGTTGCTACATGTTATCAACAGCAGTGTGCATACGGTGAATAAGTTAATCTGTGGTACACTGTAGGTGTATGCTGTGGAGGCGAGCTCTATGGCTGAGTACACCAGACAGCTGGTGAAGCAGAACGGCTGTGAGGAGGTGGTCACGGTGCTGCAGGGACGAGCTGAGGACATCGAGCTACCTGAGCGGGTGGAcgtcctggtgtctgagtggaTGGGCAACTGTCTGCTGGTAATGATGACTCTGCCAATACTGTGAATTGTTGTGTGAAGATTTTACTTAAGGTGATTTATCCCGGTATCAttatagatttattttatcGTATCATGCTCTTCCACCACATCatgtttgcctgtctgtctgtcctccctctcctctaGTTTGAGTTCATGGTGGAGTCCGTTCTGCTGGCCAGGGACCGCTGGCTAAAGGAAGGCGGCGTGATGTGGCCCTCATCTGCGGCCCTCACCTTGGTGCCATGTCAGGCCGACAGCTATTACGCTGAGAAAATGGCCTTCTGGGAGCAGCCCTATGGCCTGGACTTCACTCCTCTTCAGTAAGAGCCATCAGTCTTACTCAGAGTTCTTGCAACTAACAAGGTCACAGTTCTGAATCTGATTTTCAGTGGGCATTTTAAAGATCTCGGATATGGAGTATAAGCATTTAGTACAATAATCTGTGGTGCTAGGTCGATGCCACGTTGTGATGCTGCTTTATAGATTATGTCACATTTGGCGGGATGAATGATATGTGTGACAGTCAGAGAAGAATCCACAGGTATGGCAACCTCATGAGTAAAAGAGACATCAGTTGCAAATATACTTTAACTTCTATATTTTATGAGAACAAATGACTCTTTATACCACAGAACTTTTGTGTACAATTAACTATTTTCACACTTcggcataaacacacatactgactGATCCACCAGCACCTCAAGCAGAAACTAAAAGGAGTCTTTGTATTTCTCTAAGTTTCCCATATGTTGCCCTATACATAAAATTGGTGGCTGTGAATTAATAATAGtattaataatcatttttatttgtatagcaacTTTCTTAACAGTGTTACAAGGTACTAATGAACATTAAACAACAAAGTGCCAATGCACTGCAACAAGAGACCTGCTCTGCACGAGCCAGATAACAACCCATTTATGTGACTCATGCAGAGCAGTTTGCCTCCAGGAAACACTGACTAAACACTGTGTGGTTAAAATtggtgcacacacagaaacctacagttgtttatgttttatttcatcagcaTCTTATTTCATGTGTGATTAAATTCCATTTGTCCTCTTCCCTTTTGGGCCATACAAGCTATCTGTGGCTGCATCCGCATTTTCCCCACGGTGCTGAATAACGTGTCGTTCCTGCAGGCCCTTGGCACAGCAGGAGTTCTTCACCAAGCCCAAGTTCAGCCACGTCATAGAGCCCGATGACTGCCTCACCGCTCCCTGTGATGTCATATCCCTGGACATGTACACCCTGCAGGTCAATGATCTGGAGGTagtgtgggaatgtgtgtgtttaatggaaATTGCTCCAGCCCATTCATGGTGTACCTAACTGAGTGCTCGGTTTCATTTCTCAGGAAATGAAGGGTCAGTTTCATTTTAGCGTGGAAAAGTCTGGGATTTTCCATGGATTCACCGCCTGGTTTACGGTTCAGTTCGAGAGCCTGGAGACAGGAGGTGCTACAGTGGAGCTAAACACTGGACCTAACTCTGAGtaaaacagcaaagacacatTCTCACTCCGTTGTGCAGTAAttcaaataatcaaaattaGTGAGTGGTGAACATGCAGATACTACTACTTTGTAGCCAATGTCTGCGAATGTCTTAGTACATCTTAGTAAAACTGCAATGCATGACAATATTAAGGAGGCGCTCTTCTCCTCAGGCCGACGCACTGGAAGCAGACTCTGTTCATGCTAGACAGGCCGGTTAGCATGTACGCTGGAGACTCCATCAGCGGGACCATCGTCCTGCGCAGGAACCCCACCTGGAGACGGCACATGACCGTCACCCTGCACTGGAGcattaacagcagcacagaggaaacaGACAACAGCCAGGCAAACATCTAACCTTCATTATCTATAAAGtggtgttttatgtccctgtggTTCCATTTGTGACTCTCGTGCAGTGTGACTCTTACACACACCATCCTCCCATCAATCCTAACTTGATCTTAAACTTGTAAATGATGTttagtggggttttttttttctctctgccttaGGTTGGGACAAAGAGTTTCCCCATGTGGAGATGACAGATTCTCCATCAGCGGTGGAGACCCGCAGACAAACGGTCACATCCTCTGTCGAGTTAGGGGTCAGCGAGGCGTcagctgtgagctgctgctgacctgGAATCAAGTGAGATTGTCACATCATGGCGAATGTGACGGTCCTCAGAACAGAAAGTCCTGTAGTAAGTGTTAAGCCTGGCAGCCATAAGCCCAGGTGATTTAGCACATCATGAACCAGATTAACAGAGAAGACCTTAAATGTCAAGAATGAACTGTGGAGCATCTCTATAACATTGACTTGAATGCTCACTGGGCTAGACAGGTAAAAAGGCTTTATAGAAGATAAAGATGTTATGTTGACACTAGTTGAAACTGAAACACCTAATTGTTTTTAACAGATATTTGTGGTCTCAAGGTGCAAGAAATGAAATGGCTCAGTTCTCCGCTTTTatgcttttatgtttatttttactctGTGCATATTGTTTTACAACAGGCATTTCATTGACATTGTTTGTAATTTGTATACAGTGGACACCTTTTGGAATTTCATGGTTTCATGGTTCATGaatttgtcataaaatgtgatcTGATCTTCATATAAGTCAAGGGTATTGACAAATATAATGTGCCTCAAATagtaacacaaaaaaaattccgatctttcatgtctttattaAGAACAACCATTAAAAACCTCATAGTGCtagtggaaaaagtatgtgaacccttgaGTTAATGACCTCAAAATTGGAGTCAGGTGTTAGCATACCCGGAGTCTTGTTAAGAAAATGAGTTTGGAGGTGTGGACTAGAGCTACTTTGACTGATTAAAAACCACTCAAACCTTTTGAGTTTGCTCCGCACAAGAAGAATACGCTTCTGTGAGCCATGCCTCGCCAAAGAGAACTTTGAGAGGATCTACGATCAAGAATTGTTGATTTACATAaagctggaaagggttacaaagtgATTTCAAAGACTTTAGAAGTTCACCAGTCTACAGTTAGGCAAACAATCTACAAATGGAGACACTTTGGGACTCTACCAAGTAGTGGGCGCCCAGTCAAAATGACCCCAAGAGCACAACAAAGACTCATCAGTGGGGTAAAGAAACAACCCAGAGTGACGGCCAAAGATTTGAAGGCGTCATTGGAACTGGCTGACATCAGTCTTCATGAGTCTACAGTACGTAAAACATTGAACAAGCAGGGTGTCTATGGCAGGACACCAGGAAGGAAGCCGCTGCTTACTAAAAATAACATTGCTGCACGCCTGAAATTTGCGAAAGAGCACATTGACACTCCACAGCGgtattggcaaaatgttttgtggactgatgaaacaaagatggAACTATTTGGAAAGAACACGCAGCActacatctggcgtaaaaagGGCACTGTATATATCAGCATGAAAACATCATCCCAACCGTAAAGTATGGTGGAGGAAACATCATGATTTGGGCCAGCTTGCAATCATTGAGGGGAAGATGAATTCCCAAGTGTATTAAAAAATTCTTCAGGGTAATGTGAGACTGTCTGTACGTCAGCTGAAACTCTGTAGAAGTTGGGTGAcgcaacaggacaatgacccaaaacacCGGAGCTAGTCCACAACAGAAtggcttcagaaaaacaaaatccgCCTTTTGGAGTGGCCAAGTCAGAGCCTAGACCTCAACCCAATAGAGATGTTATGGACTGACTTGAAGAGAGCCATAGACATGAGACGTCCACAGAATATGACTGAGCTAAAGCAGTTCTGCCAGGAAGAATGGGCTAAAATTCACATAGATACGCTACAGGAAGCGCCTGGTTCAACCAATTATTAATTCCAAGGGTTCACTTACTTTTTCCACTACcattttgaatgttgaatgagtgtgttcaacaaagacatgaaagatcagaatttttttgtgtgttattattttagGCACATTACATTTGTCAATACCCTTCAGTTATATGAAGCTCAgatcacattttatgacaaattaatgcagaaaaccatgaaattccAAAAGGTTCACGtactttttcttgccactgtaaGTGCTATACATGCCAGTGGGCTCTATgaagtaaagaaaacaatggATTAACCATGAATTTGAATGGCTAGATAAACTTTTTGAACAATGTACACCACTGAAATGTTACTTTTACAAAATGTTAAATAGACTCGGATGC
This region of Pempheris klunzingeri isolate RE-2024b chromosome 10, fPemKlu1.hap1, whole genome shotgun sequence genomic DNA includes:
- the prmt2 gene encoding protein arginine N-methyltransferase 2, which encodes MQAEKEDEDHASPEEFVALFSFTGSASDQLSFSRGDRLLVHTKPSSEWWWAELHGVIGYVPASYLRQHAAAEEEEEEEEDEEEVSLEDPWQDEEYFGSYGTLRLHLEMLSDKSRTETYRQVILSSSASLRRKVVMDLGCGTGIISLFCAQLAQPSVVYAVEASSMAEYTRQLVKQNGCEEVVTVLQGRAEDIELPERVDVLVSEWMGNCLLFEFMVESVLLARDRWLKEGGVMWPSSAALTLVPCQADSYYAEKMAFWEQPYGLDFTPLQPLAQQEFFTKPKFSHVIEPDDCLTAPCDVISLDMYTLQVNDLEEMKGQFHFSVEKSGIFHGFTAWFTVQFESLETGGATVELNTGPNSEPTHWKQTLFMLDRPVSMYAGDSISGTIVLRRNPTWRRHMTVTLHWSINSSTEETDNSQVGTKSFPMWR